The genomic region ggtaatatatagtgaagtacttagataataaattcactttgaactttggagggGGCTGTGTCATGATAAATTGTAACGGTTCTGACTATTTAACTAGAGAGCTTAGAGATTTAACAGTCGAGGAATGCAGTCAAAACTCGCACTTCACAGCTGGTGTGAGTGATTTGCAGAATCACCATGAATTTCCCTGAAGTAGCCACGGTACTGAGGAAGTGAGTGACTGAGTCATATATTTCTCAGCAATCAGTTGCACTTCCCATCTCTACAGCAGAATTACATGAGCAGTGTTGCTCAAGGCTGAGTACATAAGGGGAGGGAGGGCACATACGTGATACATTGCACACATACATTCTATAAGTATTTCATATTACTGAATGTAGCTGAAGCTGCTTAAATTCAACACCTTGACATGGCCAGCCTTCCGTTGTCCTCATTCATGTATTCAACAAGAACAGATTCTCAATTATTATTGCTGGGGAATTGAATATCAAAGGAAGGAGAATTTTCAGCAAACAAGTGGAATCTTAAAGTCATACTACATGGaagcagaccattcagcccttcacctcCATGCTGACTGGAAGTATTCATCCTTTTGAGAGCCAAGGTCCAGACCTCTGCTCCGCACTCAAAGAGCCAGTGACATGGACGTGGGATGAAGAACGTCGGGAGTCCAGACATTCAGCTTCACAATCGAAAAGCCAGCGATGTGGACAAGGCGACGGGGGACATCCATGGTTGTCGAGGTGTCCCAGGTCAGTGCACGTCCATGCGAAGAGGAGGCACAAGGGCTGGTCAGCCGGTGAAATCAGTTCGAACTGTGGGTTCCCATCTGGGTGTTGATACTGAACGTAGAAGCCCGTAGGGCAATCAGGAGTATGGAAGTCATAGCCCAATGGCTGAAGCCTGGAAGCCCGCAGGCGGGAGGCTTCTCCTGGAGATGGAGGATCGTCCcggtgtgtgggtgggagagaaGAAAGGGGCTTGTTGTTTTGTTTCTTGTTGCGTTTTGTCTTTTTTGTGCTCTGTATTGGTCTGCCAAGCATTGTGAAGTTGCTGATTTCATGCAAGATGGAGAGTGAAAGATTTTTGAATGTCACATAAGACACGGAACCTGGGCTTACTGCAGGAAGGCTGGGGTTTGAAACAAAACATCAGCCGTGACCTTGAAGTCAAAGttaaaatcaaatttattatcaaagtatttaaatactcagtgcccactttattacaTGCACCTACATACCAGCTCACtgatgcaaatatcaaatcagccaatcacgtggcagcaactcaatgcataagagcgtgcagacatggtcaagaggctcagttgttcagaccaaacatcagaatgggaaagatatgtgatctgagtgactatGACCGTGCAACGATCAATGGTGCCAGATAGCATtgtttgagtagctcagaaactgGGAGCTCCtgggatctcctgggattttcacgcacaacaatctctacgattacagaaaatggtgcaaaagaaaacaaaaaaaaaaatccagtgagctgtagttctgtgggagaaaatgccttTTTAAAGAAAGACTTCAAAGGAGAatagctagactggttcaagctgacaggaaggcgtcagtacctcaaataaccatgtctggtgtgcagaagagcatttctgaacacacaacacatcggaccttgaagtggatgggctacggcagtagaagaccacgaacatacactcagaggccactttattaggtacaggaggtacttcgtaaagtggccactgagtgcgttCACCATAGACTACCCAGActttcgttttcttgcaggcatttacaggaatagaatttatgaaaaactatagataaacaaagactgacaaccaaccaatctgcaaaagaagacaaattgtgcaaatgaaaataaataaacaatattgagaacatgaattgtatgCTCATGGTGAATGGTGAATGTCCAGGTGACTAAATGGCCTCTCCCTGTTCCTAGTTCTTATGTTCCTGTGGTTCCAGTAACTCCTGATGGGCCGAGTAGTCAAGCCATCTGGCGTAAAGGATAATGTTGTTGAAGTAGaggttcaagattcaggattggttaatgtcatttccagttcacaagtgtggaggagaacaaaataattgttactctgcatCTGATGCAGCACCCAAAAATGCAAAAGATGCacaatgattaaaaaaaaacacaataactataaatacttaagatagcTCATATCGATAGATTGATCgtacgtccataaagtgacgctaggcacaggagtgactGCACATAAGGTAATTCTGACAGAAATTTATAAAGTACAGGTGGTGGggtgtgtgaaggggtgggttagtaggtggaggtattgatcagccttgtTGCTTGAGGAAAGTCattgtttttgagcctggtggtcctggtgtggacgctacgtagcctcctctctgatgggagtgggaccaaCAGGattgggaggagggaggagaagatggcgacgcgaccgttctgaatgatattgtatgtgttaactaggggccgtgcacaatcctgatttgatcgagacagccgtgagaagcgcggaggaacacctggagaaacttctgaaatgcccgcttcgctgccgctgctactgtgcgatggagaatctccggagacgaaggccccaaatcctcggctgcctattgcctgttgccggggtcggggtcgaagcactcggcagagatggtgctcggtgctcggtgttggagagctggtcagaggctcggagttttcggacggactcggagtcggacaatgatcggatgcttccaggatgctgcactggcaagttggcggcgctggaggttcaccgtctgcgtgagatgatgggactttcaagagacttcgagactttgagactttttaccgtgcccatggtctgttctttaacaaattacggtattgctttgcactgttgcaaccatatgttacaattatgtggtttttgtcagtttttcagtcggtttatcatgtgtttctgtaatatcattctggagaaacattgtatcatttcttaatacatgcattactaaatgacaataaaagaggactgcgtgtcctcataacctaatctaatctaacagtccatgagcaggatgggtgggatccttcatgatgttactggtccttttTGTATGTCCCTGATGGGAGGTAGACTGGCGCTGGTGATGTGTTGGCTGGCTTTGACTCCCCAGTgttgagccttcctgtctgctgcagtacagtttccgtaccatgcagcgatgcagcttgttagggaTGCTCCCTGCTGCGCGTCCGTAGAAGGACATGGGTAAAAATGTGCACAGTCCAGCtctcctcaggaagcagaggtGGTGCTGAGCTTTCCTGAATGTATAGGTCGTActttgggaccatgagaggttgttggAGACGTGCACTCCCAACATGCTCACAGTTTCCAGtgctgtgccactgatgtaaagaCGGGTGTGAGTAGTGCGAGTCTCCTAAAGTCCATAACGCAAACTGTAGAATATCAAATTCACTTGGTTGCACTTAATATTCAACACAGCTAAAAACGTTACTGTAGATTTCTAACAAGGAGCATTATGTAAGAAGTTTGCTTGATTTTTAAATGAGATTCCTGACAGTCTAGTTCTGCAGGTTAGTCACAAACTAACTCTCCCCTGGGCACTACAGTTGATAGAATAGTTCAACCAATGAGGCTGCTCCAGTCGCAGGAAGAGACTGTTCATTCAGCCACCGTCCAAGGCCCACAGAATGGATGAAGGGCTGGTTTCCATGCGTTCTTATTCCCATTGGGTGGCAAGGTGGAGATACGtcgctaccaaaggaggtgtaaggtgctccttctctctactagcctgcaggtcacccttgggcaaggtgtagcacctgcttagcccccgatcagggtcatgtgaagccatcggagcaggtggtagatggtcgtatgagcagctggtgcatatcacaagtcctggttatgtgaccacagacaccaggcagacaatctctgaggagtattgataatgtctggggtcacccgtcttgtaaagacactgcccagaagaaggcaacagcaaaccacttctgcagaaaaaattgccaggaacaatcatggtcatggatagacatgattgcccacgtcatacgacaggGTACATAACGAACAAATGAATGATTACTCCCATGGTCCAATGACTGCAGGTTTGCTCCAATTCAAACAGTAGTCCCCATGTACTTGGTTTTTCTGCAGTCAGTTAACTGCAGACCATTACTAATGGTCCAGAGAACGCCCAAATATTTCACAGACCAAAAGCAAAAATCAATCTCCTCAGCAGAAACCAATAGCCAGTACAATCAGCTCATTAGTTTCAGTGACAGGGAGATGGCTTAACCTTTTTAAATTACAAAGATGAAGTACAGAATTGTTAACAAGCCTGACTAAAACCTCCAAAACTTTATAGtttagattattttaaaatatcaTCACTGCAAAGCACAGGGTTATAGTGGAGCAGGCTGCCTCTGACATTCATAATGGAAATCCTGAAAGCATTGCGAGTCCGAATGTTAAAATTAAAACAACTATTTGTGGACGTTCCCTCAGGGAGGACAGAGCTGGAGAGTGGGCTGCTCAGGGTACGTGTTGTGAGACATGAACCAATTGTAGTGAGGGGCGGTGGCAAAAGAAGGAATCCAGTGTTAATCTGTCCAAGTTATCATGTCTGAATAGAGGCAGGGTGATTATAATGAGACTTTGAAAACACCTCACTGTCAAACTGAGCTCAAGTGTGAAATGGTAATGTCCATTTAATCGGAATGCATTAATTAGAAGCTTAATTAACCATGAATGTCTGGCAGTGCCAGACTATATTTCCCAGGAATAACCAATGGTAGTGATTGTGTTAAAGTAGACTGATTAATAAAAGTAATTTCTTTGCTGGAAACCGTCAGTCTgtgtaaacatgagaaattctgcagatactaggAATCCGAAGCAACacccacaagatgctggaggaactcagcagatcaggcagcatccatggaaatgataaatagtcaatgtttcgggctgagacacttgtTCAGGACTCACTTTGTGTAGTTTTTGTGATTGGtttgtgtgcagtctttcattgattctattatatttctttgttccactgtgaatgcctcttttgaaaatgaatctcagaaagtatacgacatatatgtacttcgataataaaattactttgaatgtGTAAAGAAGTTTCCAGCTCCTGACATTATTATTCAGTGTGACACTCTGCTCACAATTATAGAATTCAAAAGAAACTGCATCAAATCAGCTCTGACACATGACATTTGGGGTATGTTTTTGGTGGGGATGGAAAAATGCCCAAAGACACAGACTGCCATgttcaatagttcaatttaatatcagagaatgtacacagtatacaacctgaaattcttacttatCACAGAATCCATGAAACAAAGAGGAAAAAACAGCAATAATGAATGCTAGAAatgctagaaccccaaagacccccaccccaccccgccatGCATCACAGTTCATTACTGTTGACTAAATATCAGAGATGATCAGGCACCATATTTCGCGCTgctaggttaactggccactgtaaattgtgcaggaggagaagatggcagggtGCCGCGTgtgcacagctctccggtgaaaaatgatgtcatatctgttaaataggggccgtgggcaATTCTGATTTCATGGGGACAGACGTcaaagcacagaggaatatctggagaaatttctgaaacactcgttcgctgctgtcgttactgcacggtcaggaatcttttggagggtaggcctcaaaatccccagccttgcctacTTTTGGAAACCAAAAAAGAGGttgaatcgctcggacagagatggcgctcggtactcggcgtcggagagctgatcagagttcgaagttttcggatgactcaaagtcggattgtggtcggcatggcagggagagttcttccttctcccgtctgcataagatgtgggacatttgcaaaactttgaactttactgtgctcatggacttcattgtgcactgttgtaactatatcttataattatgtggttttgtcagtttttttagtcttggcttgtcctgtattttgtgatatcacaccggaggaaataatgtatcatttcttaatgcatgcattactaaatgataataaaagaggactacgtgtcttcacaATCTAAAAAGTAGCCCCTGGTATgaaagtgagtggtagaatccatGGAGAGTTGAGGAGAATCCAGAGAGAATTAAAAACTGGGATGAATATAGGTTTAGTGTAAATGGACGGTTGATGGTCAATGTGGTCTCGATTGGCCAAAGCATCAATTTCGGTGTTGTATCTATCTCCCCATAATTCTATTTCAGGCTATGTTCTTTATAAAGATCTAGAGTGGCTTCTCTTTTTAATATTAATATACCAAAAATTAAGCTTTATTTTATACAGACTGTTAGACCCTGGCATTATGCTGTTGGGGTGTACTTCAGTTTAGGGTATCAATATCAGCATGTGGGCATTGCAAACAATGTTGCCATTTAGTCCCTAACACATaggagccaaattaggccattcagcccattgggtctgctccaccattctttcatagctaatttattatccctctcatcgtTACTCTCCTGCCATATCCCCATAACCGTTGGCACCCTTACCTACCAATTTCTGCATTAAATatccaatgatttgacctccgccgccatcagtggcaatgatctccaccctcctcatctctgggaTGCCCCTCTGttccaggggctcccaaccttttttatgccatggaaccttaacattaactgaggggtcagtgggcaccagtttgggaacccctgctccattctggtcttagactcctccgctatgggaaacatctttcccacatccactctcagacatcccaccctgcaaaatctcatttcagggaggtagcaccatcaatttgcgggagacttccgggacagctgggatgtctgcaatagagtagctccttagcagctggcctgctagtttaaataacattagctatgctaatgaacgaatgacacctgttaaactcacctcaacatgtcttttacagtcttaacccaccatgggcaatagaaaagtcactgttgcaaacagtgcagcgagcaacactgtcgttattttgacccctattaggcaggggtacactttagtgtagtctggggtgacgtatgttttatattttcttttttttggaaccctctgccactctgactttttttggaactctcttgcTCTTTCTCTATCGCgcgctctctcgcgcttgctttctcgctcttgctctcgctctctctctctctcttgatttctcgctctctctctcgcgcttgctttctcgctcttgctctcgctctctctcttgctttctcgctctcactctctctcgcacttgctttctcgctctctctctctcgtggtcgctctcactctctatcgcgcttgctttcttgctcttgcgctctctctctcgcgcgttctctcacgctcactctcaaaaaaatcaatttccaggacattgtatataatttgctggcatcagggagccactattaatctgcgggagactcccggaacttccgggagaggtgggatgtctgcactatTTCTAGGctgttcaatattcaataggtttcaatgaggtcccccctctcattcttttaaattcctgtgagtacaggtcTCGAGCCATCCAAAGTTCcagatatgttaaccctttcattcccaggatcatttacAATCATTTACATTTCCTGCTTATAATCAATAAGGTCAAAGGGAAAACAAAGCTACAGATGCTAGAATtctaaaatatattttttaaaaggcACAAAATCACACAACAGGCCAGTTACTAACTTTGGGAAAGGAAACAGCAAATGCTTTAGGTCAATTAGAACTATGAAATGTTAGAAAGCTTGAACTGcagataaggagagaaaagagaaaGGTATGGTGGAGACCAACAGAAATGAAAATTTTATTGGAAAACAGAAATGAAAATGGAACacattggaaatactcagcaggtcaggcaacttcTGCAGAGAGAAAAGTGCTGTTAGAGCTTTTGATGAAGATTCTTCAAatttcaaactacatttattatcaaagtatgtattcagtatacaaccctgagattcatcttccagCAGGccgtcacaaaacaaagaaacaccatggaacccattcaaagaaaaagaacaaatcatgcaagtcagagttcaaagtaaatgttatgatcaaagtacatatctgccaccctgagatgcattttcctgtgggcatcctCAGCAGATCTATAGAGTAGTAACTAAAACAGGTTCAATGAAaggtcaaccagagtgcagaagacagcaaactgtgcaaatgcaaatctaAATAAACAAAAGTAAACAACAAGAatgtgagataatgagataaagagtccttgaagtgagagcaatggttgtgggaatatctcaatagatgagtgtaattatcctcttTTGTCCAAGAGACTGATgtttgaggagtagtaactgttcttgaacttggtggtgcaagtcctgaggctcctgtactttctacctgatggcaaaaaACAAGCTActgacacacagaatattaagcaTCAAAccacagctttaagttcctggatgtcaagatctctgaggatctaacctggccccaagATATCAATGTAGTtttaaagaaggcaagtcagcggctatacttcattaggagtttgaagagatttggtatgtcaacaaatacactcaaatacttctatagttgtaccgtggagagcattctgacgggctgcatcactgtctggtatggaggggctactgcacaggactgaaagaagctgcagaaggttgttaatctagtcagctccatcatgggtgctagcctacaaagtacccaggacatctttagagagtggtgtctcagaatggcagggcccattattaaggacctccagcacccagggcatgcccttttctcactgttaccatcaggtaggaggtacagaagcctgaaggcgcaaactcagtgattcagaaacagcttcttcccctctgccatccgattcctaaatggacattgaacccttgggacACTACctcaagttttttttaatatacagtatttctgttttcacATGTTgttttatctattcaatatacataattgatttacttggttattgattattattatttattttatttattattatttttctctgttagattatgtattgcattgaactgctgctgctaagttaacaaatttcatgtcacatgccggtgataataaacctgattctgattcagagtccttgaaacaggcTAGGAACATTTAGTCTAGGATTGACCTGAGCTGCTAACCCACTTTTTATTTCCATGCCTGCAGTCTGACCTACAGAACATGACCTAGCACATTCCATTTTCCTTTTCTGTTTCTTAAGACTGACCAAAAGGTGCTGATGCCTAGAATTGATGCAAATTGAGGAGGTGAAGGAGAAGAGAGAAAATCATGGGAGAAATAtgagatgcaaaacacagtagctgctggaaatttgaaataaaagacCATGCCAAAAATACCAAGTAGGTCAGGCAGCGACTGTGAAGGGAGAAAAACTCTGAGCTGACGTGACAGCTGGTCAGCACTGAAACAGACTGGAAAGGCTGTTTACCTACAATCATAAGTTGAGTCTAGAGGTTGTCATGTCAGGAGATGAGATCCTGTTCCTTGTTGGGTTTAGTCTGTATTGTTAAGAGATGAAAGTGGTCAGAGTAAGAGAGGGAACAGTGAATTAAAATAGCAGGTGACCCAAAGTCTAAGATTACCCTTGCTGACTGAAAGGAggtgtgatgctgctgcaagtcagtTTTTCATTGCTCCTGTGCATATCTGGACTTGtgttatgacaataaacttgacttttgaTTTTTTACTGGAGGCTTTAAATCAATCAATCCAACCTGCATTTGGTTTCACCAAAGTCATGAAGAACATCTAAGTGGCACCCAGCTGCTACATGGCTTCCACTGAgactgtcacaatggggtgctgggaacagacccaaatgcaagacacagacactgaagtacaagggtctatgaactaggagcctgtgcttggagtccaagccagagactggacaaggacccagaacccagGTCTTGCCTCAGGGTTGCTCCGAGTCACAGTCACAGCCACAGCCAGCAACCTCcactggctacggaaacagctggatccctacctagctcagagtggctgatggccactcagctggcccaggaaacagccaaatccatactgtaaagactactccaacaagtggcaacaaagcTCCATGAAGCAGcagtcctccaaccaggcctagagatcacaaatggtttcactagaggttactccaagggggactgacaagccAAACCAGCAACCcatactcaaccccaaggctacttatattccgagcctaaagatgggaatcaggtgcctatgattaactcaactaaacgagggacagctggaagacccggagtcctgagtccacggaccggaccgtgaaccagaatgcggacttcacagaccggaccatgacagagactagaactagaggtcataggttaaagggtgaaaggtgaaaagtttaaagggagcatgaggGGCATCTTAGGTCATGGATGAGAGGGGAGAACTGTGGTCCAGGTGTGGCTCAACGGGACTAGGCATGATAGCAATGGGCTAAAGAGCATGTTTCTATGCTGGCATAGAAACTCTAACACCCTATGAGTCGCAGTTAGCGTAACACCATTACAGAGCCaataacccaggttcaattctgccactgtctgtaagggctCTTCCaatgactgagtgggtttcctccctcCCTACCCTcaggtctcctcccacatttcaaagacacatggtttaataggttaattggtcacatgggtataattgagtGTTCTGGCTTGTGGGCCAGAGGGGTCTGTtgtcgtgctgtatctctaaatcagggCTTTCCAACCTGCAattccttgcttaatggtgttggaaaccaattttccccgggaacaataaagtatgactatgactatgactatggtccatggcattaaaagggtgggaacctctgctttaaataaataagtatataaACACGAAAGAAACAAATTGAAACTACTGAATATATTATAGTAGCGGAAGCATATAGTCATAgagaagtgcagcacagaaacaggttcttcagcccatctagtccttgctgaaACCACTTAagctgtctactcccatcgacctacacaaggaccatagtcctccataccccttccaaacttcccttaaacactGAAGTCGaggcttgcatgcaccactagtgctggcagctcattccacactctcacgaccctctgagtgaagaagtttcccctcatgttccccttaaacttttcacctttcatccctaacccatgacc from Mobula birostris isolate sMobBir1 chromosome 8, sMobBir1.hap1, whole genome shotgun sequence harbors:
- the LOC140201878 gene encoding uncharacterized protein, giving the protein MKNVGSPDIQLHNRKASDVDKATGDIHGCRGVPGAVHNPDLIETAVRSAEEHLEKLLKCPLRCRCYCAMENLRRRRPQILGCLLPVAGVGVEALGRDGARCSVLESWSEARSFRTDSESDNDRMLPGCCTGKLAALEVHRLREMMGLSRDFETLRLFTVPMVCSLTNYGIALHCCNHMLQLCGFCQFFSRFIMCFCNIILEKHCIIS